One region of Chlorobiota bacterium genomic DNA includes:
- a CDS encoding IS1 family transposase produces MAPSASKSSRLAGAATQPALAETTDRLLTAIRQGTVARQTIHDEKTALRWIEETLHPQGLCCPRCGSKYRRIARHKGKIPAWRCTDCDRYYTMISGTIFEKTRQSADGLLQIIHGIFQGRPLSHLANEMDMSRKQVYNIREKLMKFNKE; encoded by the coding sequence ATGGCTCCATCAGCTTCCAAATCTTCGCGTTTGGCAGGTGCGGCAACGCAACCGGCACTAGCGGAAACAACAGACAGACTTCTTACGGCAATTCGCCAGGGCACCGTTGCCCGCCAGACAATACATGATGAGAAGACGGCGTTACGCTGGATTGAGGAGACCTTGCACCCGCAAGGGCTATGCTGTCCCCGCTGCGGAAGCAAGTATCGCCGCATTGCGCGGCACAAGGGAAAAATCCCGGCCTGGCGATGCACCGACTGCGACCGCTACTACACCATGATAAGTGGCACAATCTTCGAAAAAACCCGCCAAAGTGCCGACGGCCTTTTGCAGATCATTCATGGGATATTCCAAGGTCGCCCACTATCCCACTTGGCGAACGAAATGGATATGTCGCGGAAGCAAGTCTATAATATCCGCGAGAAGCTAATGAAGTTCAACAAGGAGTGA